The following proteins come from a genomic window of Trifolium pratense cultivar HEN17-A07 linkage group LG4, ARS_RC_1.1, whole genome shotgun sequence:
- the LOC123881727 gene encoding uncharacterized protein LOC123881727, translating to MSASNSRISLALFLFLGYFPGFMLCAVVSLSSIEIFNKHEWLKTTSTVYFLCEGENKSLFEDVKRTHFVYAFNGQQSWQVLSNFSSKKCKPCGLYEENSITPSDDAFDEWELCPSDFTSPHGEYIKFKEKQFNATFLCPDCLSLVSSTSGKRGKRIAILVFLGALAPIALILGVFGAYKYWLKKKKEEDQAQLWKLFEDSDEIEDELGLGGSII from the exons atGTCTGCGTCCAATTCTAGAATCTCGCTAGCACTTTTCCTATTCTTAGGCTATTTCCCGG GGTTTATGTTATGTGCAGTTGTGTCGCTGAGTTCAATTGAGATCTTCAATAAGCATGAATGGCTAAAAACAACTTCAACTGTGTATTTTCTTTGCGAAGGGGAGAACAAAAGTTTGTTTGAAGATGTCAAGAGAACTCATTTCGTTTATGCTTTCAATGGTCAACAATCTTGGCAG gttttaagtaacttttcAAGTAAAAAATGCAAGCCGTGTGGACTCTATGAAGAAAACAGTATTACTCCTTCAGACGATGCTTTTGACGAGTGGGAGTTATGTCCTTCTGATTTTACTTCACCCCATGGTGAATATATTAAGTTCAAGGAAAAACAATTCAATGCTACTTTTTTGTGCCCAGATTGCTTATCTCTTG TATCTAGCACTTCTGGTAAACGCGGAAAGCGCATAGCTATTCTGGTTTTTCTTGGTGCTTTGGCCCCAATAGCACTGATTCTTGGAGTATTTGGTGCATATAAGTACTggctgaagaaaaaaaaggaagaagacCAAGCTCAGCTTTGGAAATTATTTGAAGATAGCGACGAAATTGAAGATGAACTAGGCCTTGGTGGTTCGATAATATAA
- the LOC123922537 gene encoding uncharacterized mitochondrial protein AtMg00810-like, whose product MGFRDVRLSTHTLYIKFFDPGDVLIVCLYVDDLIFTGNNSKIIAEFGEAMIRRFEMTDLGLMSYFLGIEAVQQNDGIFISQKKYASDILKKFKMEHSKPISTPVEEKLKLTRESDGKRVDSTHYKSLIGSLRYLTATRPDKVYGVGLLSRYMEEQRVSHLQGAKWILHYIKGTLTEGIFYGSNSDVKLVGYIDSDWVLEQFHGLQRNNQLSRFLRQRQNILQQPIVLLKQYG is encoded by the coding sequence ATGGGGTTCAGAGATGTCCGTTTGAGCACACACACACTCTATATCAAATTCTTTGATCCTGGAGATGTTCTTATTGTGTGcctttatgttgatgatttaatCTTCACCGGAAATAATTCAAAGATTATTGCTGAATTCGGGGAGGCTATGATTAGACGCTTTGAAATGACAGACTTGGGCCTAATGTCCTATTTCCTTGGCATTGAGGCCGTTCAACAAAATGATGGGATATTTATTTCTCAGAAAAAGTATGCAAGTgatattttgaagaaattcaagATGGAGCATTCAAAGCCTATTTCCACGCCAGTTGAAGAAAAGCTGAAGCTGACAAGAGAGAGTGATGGAAAAAGAGTAGATTCAACTCATTATAAAAGTTTGATTGGAAGTTTGAGATATTTGACAGCAACAAGGCCAGATAAAGTGTATGGAGTTGGTTTGCTCAGCAGATACATGGAGGAGCAGCGTGTTAGTCACTTACAAGGAGCTAAGTGGATTCTTCATTACATCAAAGGTACTCTGACCGAGGGAATATTTTATGGTAGTAATAGTGATGTGAAGCTTGTTGGATATATAGACAGTGATTGGGTACTGGAGCAATTTCATGGTCTTCAAAGAAACAACCAGTTGTCGCGCTTTCTACGGCAGAGGCAGAATATATTGCAGCAACCAATTGTGCTACTCAAACAATATGGCTGA